In Oryza sativa Japonica Group chromosome 11, ASM3414082v1, the following are encoded in one genomic region:
- the LOC9269994 gene encoding uncharacterized protein, with the protein MLPSIPILASMAGSSSLASPRSLQLPLLLLFLVAAAIGSYDPKAFCSKTTDVASCLRVFPTLPDIVTKAQDNQELYKRLVRYCSFKTYEATSLAESMIATTTAADPKISAPFFPQWKRDEAMTTKTPPGKCLLSCNKTIGEVDAILTCGHTYMEDRPPIIHQNLTVLFHGGHPPSLCKSGCLDGSSSEGEVLLATKFNYIWSLLDLMEAVLPEYLSETGTATTTVPSPDVAAAAAPGP; encoded by the coding sequence CAATTCCTATCCTAGCAAGCATGGCCGGCTCCTCCTCTCTTGCATCGCCTCGCTCGCTACAGCTACcactcctcctccttttcctcgtTGCCGCTGCCATAGGCAGCTACGACCCCAAGGCGTTCTGCTCCAAGACGACAGACGTAGCATCGTGCCTTAGGGTGTTCCCGACACTCCCAGACATCGTCACCAAGGCGCAGGACAACCAAGAGTTGTACAAACGGCTGGTCCGCTACTGCTCATTCAAGACCTACGAGGCCACGTCGCTCGCGGAATCCATGattgccaccaccaccgctgccgACCCCAAGATCAGCGCCCCCTTCTTCCCGCAGTGGAAAAGGGACGAGGCGATGACGACAAAAACACCTCCAGGCAAGTGCCTCCTGAGCTGCAACAAGACCATCGGCGAAGTTGACGCCATCCTAACCTGCGGACACACCTACATGGAAGACAGGCCCCCCATCATCCACCAGAACCTCACCGTCTTGTTCCATGGTGGCCACCCGCCGTCACTCTGCAAGAGTGGATGCCTTGACGGCTCGTCGTCAGAGGGTGAGGTCCTCCTCGCCACCAAGTTCAACTATATATGGAGCTTGTTGGATCTCATGGAAGCTGTCCTACCGGAATATCTTTCTGAGACTGGgactgcgacgacgacggtaCCATCTCCCGAcgtcgctgcggcggcggccccggGCCCATGA